DNA sequence from the Anthonomus grandis grandis chromosome 9, icAntGran1.3, whole genome shotgun sequence genome:
gtggtaaaaagtttatatgatcctgcaaacattatttgtaataattaatatttaacaactgaaaaagattttattaaaaatattttaatacaaactaattatcccaaagaatttttttaaaattgctttaaagagtttgataatccTACGTGGATAAAATTTAATCAACCaatttttacgacaaatcttattttaccatttattccaggtttttctgataagataaaaagaattgctaaaaaatttaatacaagaactatttttaaatcacaaaacacattacgatatttattaacaaaaactaaacctttcaatcaaaatgaatttaataaaaatataatatataaaattccttgtacttgtggtaaattttacataggtgaaaccatgattttcaaaaatccaaaattacacaacatgcattcgacagtaaccatagaataaactggaatgcttccttaattttagcaaaggaaccaatttcaaaattacgtaaactaaaggaaagtgcatttataatgttaaatgaagataaatgtttagctacttgttcggttgattttaataatacatggattcctttgctaaaaagagaggaagatgaattttttgttatattttaaaacagtttgtcaaactattaataaaccgtgatattataaaaaaaatattgtcgaaTTAGGAAGGCGTTTTGAAGAAGGTATTATATAGCAggaaatttgaaagataagtatattttgtttatatttttaattttactttaattaccttcaTAACGGTAGTATATATTATAACTACTgcaacgttggttcaaattaggtattttttaaaaagtaggtcttctcgttgtttttatcgttttttaattttaatattcataacaaagttaggcaagatattaaaaagaagaaacgagctcagagattaatagattaaaccttagctcctaggtatataaaaaaatctattatacctcaagtaaattattgtatttaaaacttattgaacttaacttgaattaagtatatcgaacggtatcattatagatttgagttcatatttcttttaaatacatgaaaaagtctttaatttttgagcgtgtgagataataatttctaaatggGTAGTATTTAATCGAACAtcagtttttatactttttagcacGTTTAAAAACTGGGTGGagcaacaaaaatacttattgagcatctaatctttagcatctaataaagttaatattgtcaactgttttatactaatctggatagctatttaaataataaagcttctAAAAACTGTTTGAACTTGTAAAGTATATTTGTGCATcacaaatatactttattgtcttctatttattaaacaaaaagaacaaaaaattccatttttaaaacattatttgaaccacaaaacaaaaaagagtgaacattaaacaaattattaataagacttcaataaattaaaaatatcactgAATTACCAAAGCAGGTTTGGATTTTGATGGACGTTCACgctttcttttttgtccaatatggatattttttgcctctacaggcggaactgtatattttaatctaattgctAGGCCCAGAAGATGTTTGCACATATACATCTTAAAAAACTTTGGACAATTGCAGCTACCATTCATCCAATCATCTTTTTCTTTGGGAATTGTTACTCTccaagtggaaaaaaaaattatttgaattcatCAAAAGTTTCCCAAGGTTTTTCAGCCTGAACATCCAATACTTGACCTCCTGGTACTATATAGACATTGTTCTTCGTGTCAGCATCTAACACCTTtattttttgtctaattttgcCCATTGATATGCTTTTGTCCAATCAGGAAGTTTAATAAGCGGAGTAATTGAAAAGGACTCCTCTGTAGTTTTGCAGGATCATTCGTTAACCATCTCCGATGCGATAACCAGAAAACGAGACAAAGGAAATCTTTCGCGTAATGTATTGCTATCTTTTATGGTTCTATTAAACGATTCCAGTGCGTTGTTTGTGGCTGGTGATCCTGGGGCAGCACCTAGGCAACAATTGCGATTTTGAGTTAACCACTCttctttaaagtatttaataaaattagtttcgGTTTTCCATTTCCTCATAAAAAGCTGTGATGCGCTAGTAAAATGTTCAGGAGAAGTAACGGACTGTAAAGCATCAATGTCGTGTAATATATTCTTTCGGGCGTTTTTGTCTGAGCAAGTTTGTTCAACCCtggtttgcatttttgtttttgcatgtGCCCAACACATTCTCACAATGGGTTCAGGACCAAAGACTTCTGTAGAAGCATTTTGGATGCTCTTTGCGGCATCACAAACTAATACCGACGGTTGTAGAGAATGTCCGTATACAAACAAAGcctgttcttttaaactattaaataacatgGTAAAATCTTCCTGACACTCGTTTGTCGAAGCTCCTAGATATATCGGATGaaattttctatgtttatcTGTAGTTCCTACAACTAATACCGAGAACCCTTGCCAAATCAACTTGTATGTCGCATCAGCATGGATAATATTTGCATGACGTTCTGCTAACCCCAGTAAATGTTTTATAGACAATGCAAAGCGAAAGGACATTGGTTCATCCtcgaatatataataagaaagtaCAAACACTTGGTGTATGTTCTCGGGAACTGCTGTATGATTTAATATCCATCGCTCCAGTTCTCCTAGACTTATAGTTGAGGAACCGTATTTAACACGTCTACGACTTGATAGATAATTGTTCAATTGTTTCATTGATGGTAATTTTACTCCGTCCATCTtactaagactttttaaaatagctttaggcttcaaatgtaaatcaaatagtttgtttatttctgtCTTAACTTCCTGACTTATTCCATAATCAGAACGAATTCCAATCGACTCGTGGTTATGGGCAGCCTCTACACGATAGAGCAAAACAGCATTTGATGTAGCttcaaacagtaaataaatttgtgcCGCACACGGAGGGCCACGACGTTTTACTTTGTTACAGCGATAAAACCTTTTCTTTCCTTCTTCAGTCATATGCGTTATTAAAATAGACCAAGTATTTTCTGCACGAACAACTTCCTCCGCTTCTTTAACACATGCAAATTTTGTTACAAAGAGCCACTGCTTACTCTCGCCacgctttttttttgtttctaattcttCAATCTCCGAATCACTGTCCGAACGATATGAaggaatttctatttcattCTCCATTTGAATATTATCATCAGAACTATTCCCGGGTAAAACAGTATCGAGTTCcatgattatttaatgtttaaaacgaataaaacggtgcataaaacaactgtttatactactgaaatattatatacaccATAACCAATAAACGTATATGGGAATCCCAAACGCAGTTAACTGTCGCTCCAGTATAAACGCACGTTGccggatttttttgtaattcattaACGAAAGCTGTTGccgaatgcaaaataaaaacttttaagaaaaaaaattgatgattatataatattttagttgaaatgaatttgaaaattagatgctcatttagattttttgaagtttagttGGTATTGTGGTAAACtggttttgaaaattagaacctcatttagagtttttgtaagctttgtgtattttttggtgCCTGCTTTTGTTggcagattaaaaatataataatgccTTAAGTTTGTTCaccgataaatttatttgatatacagaaatataaaagttgccATGTTAGTTAAAATAGTTACCGCATTTTGTTGTACATCCATAATAtttgatgctcatttaaaaatttccctttctaaattgatttttgctataagtgacgtaatacccaataaaataagtaactcattatgaattcgtcacaacaatacagattttactgaTGCCATAGTGTTATTTTAAAGCGAGTCCTAATATCAGGGTGTATTTTATAGTTGTATAGGTAATCCAGGTTTAGGTAACACAGTTTAGGTAACCCCTactgaaattattttgtgtgtCTAGTTATGTTTGTgttacattttttaagtttaatgatGTGTAACCtgtctgttttaatttttgcttttactTATAACTTTCCTTGAGACCGAGACTTCGtgttacattttaaatttaactataaaaatttaaattgagtcTAAAAATCGAAAACATTTAGTTACCcctttgtaatttttaagaGGTTCTTTATAGACATATTTAAcactacaatttaaaaatattaattcacaattaatattttttaggttggtttattgtataatttccaaaaaccttaaagaatatttaagaaatacatGTTATGAtctcttttatttgttttaatacaaAGTAAAGTCAtatcttaaaacatttttttaggctttttataaaaaattatacatataacttTGGCTCGCAAAACTTGTTAAATGGatctaattttgtaaaaataaccAACTTACCAGTTTTGGTCCTCTGCCCAGTGATGCCAACTCCGCTGGGTACAACTCATAATATCCTAATAAAAAATCCACAAGTTTAGTAGCATCATGACTTTGTGCTACAATATCCTTAGAAAGTTCTATAGTTGCAGGCGTGAGTGTTTCtgaaatattaaacaaacatatcagtaataatttcattatgCATCGCAACCGAATACATACCAGGATGAGCAGAAAATATCATTGTAGGCCCCCAACAAATTGCCAAATTATAAGCGTCCATCTTGTTGTATTCTTTATACTTGGCCACCTCAATAAGGTGTTTCATAAGAACTGCGAAGGTTTCCAAGTTTGCTTCGTgcagatttttaattaaaactgatCTGATTCTTGTGTGATCTTTTGAAGACATTTTAGCTGGTtcagtttctaaaaaaaaacataataataagaagccctaaagttaataataataggccTCACTGGTTAATTCCAAAAGCTTTTCACAAACATCTGGTGAAATAAGTGGTTCCTTTAGTTCTCTGAAAAACAACTTCAAACTTCCTGTCAACACGTCCGGGTCTTTAGCATACtgactcaaaatattcaatctACCATTGTCTACTTCACATCTGATCTTCTGTATAATGGCTAAATTTCCGGAAGTCCGGTAAATACCTatgaaaattattgttaataaattattttaaattatgcttaatTATCCGTACCTAACGTGGTGATATTTTCAGGCAATTCAACCAGCTGGATCACCTCGTAAATAAACATAGGAACTAGCAGACCACTTTTGTTATAGATTTTTGCTAAAGTGTTTGCAAATATGTTCTCGTTCTTGTAAATTCCTttcttttctaaaatttctaTACTCGAtcttttacctaaaaataaaacttaatttcccATGTTTCATGAGTATTTGCGGATTTTTACCTAAAAACCTAAGCAAAGTTTTCTTAATGGTATGTTTATTATCAACAAGATAGTCTTGTATCCGGTCATTTTCCATGAATTGCCTGGCATACTTAAGCTCTTGAAAATGGAGCATAAAAATGCTCTTATTGTCCCTAATTTCCACTTCTTTGGACTCTTTGGATTTCGGATAACGAATGGATTTTATGGCTACATTGAAATATAGCAgttcctaaaataattaataataagataaaacatttattaaaattgaaggatttactttattttttgttttttcatttatccTATAAAAGTTTTCATTTTCGTAAGAAATATATTCTTCTTTCCATTTGGTTAGCACTGATCCGGTAGGTAGGTCGATTTTCATGATGCCTCGTatatcgaaatttttcgtgttggtaataatactaaaacgtaaaaattaaattatatagatttatGTATGTCGCTTATTTTATTGTTCTtaagacataatttattttcaaatctcCGCACTGTTAGATTTATGACTAGAAGATCTTATCAGATCTTAAATcacttatttgaaaaaaaaattggaaaacgATCTATTCTAttatccatttatttatttattcacgGAACTTGcctattaaattacaataataaagtaaattacaaatttgGAGCAGACGCCAGACAAAGTAACTAcctacattaataatattatagagcACTTAAGACATAAgctataaaatacaaaatctaATCTTTATCACATGCCTAACTGTATAATCACAATACATTATATTTACCAAAACTGAATATCaactaaatcaatatttttcaagaaacaCTCTTAATCAATCTCACAAATGACTTGAAAGGCATCCTGAGGAGGTCAATCGATAGGAAGAGAATTCGCTAATTTAGAGGATCTTGAAATGAATGAGTTTATGCCCAGTGCGCCTATAGAGTTGATTAAACGTTTGAACATATCTCGTTTCCTTTCTTGGAACAGTAAGTCTTATGGAAACCAACAGTAGAGTTCCATTGTCATAATGAAAACCCAACAGAGGCATAACATCAAACTTAAAAGCAATAAAACGTAAAAACTTTCTTTGTACCTGATCAATTCTGTGAATGTGACAAGTACAGGGTACGGCAGTGGAATGTGACGTTTTTCGCTACAAAGAagtaaaaatctgaaaaataatacttatttaatgcagtttttattagtttattattttttaaaattacaaatttttaatgtccactattaaactttataaattttttaactcaaTACTTTCGCAGATGTTGATCATAACTGTGCCTTAAAGTCTTCCATCAATGCTTATCTCGTCAGTTATGTTGTTCTTTAGATCATCCAGTATGCGAGGCTGTATTAAATACACTTTAGACTTAAGGACGCCCATACGATACAATATGGAGCCTTTAAGTTAAGGAAACGTGTTGGCCAGGTAAGGTCTCCATTTCGGGACATAATCTCCCAGGAAACTTATTCCTTAAAAACTGCATAAGTATTCTAGGGGTGTGGCCAGTTTCCCCATTTTGTTGAAATCATATTTCGTCATCTTCAACTCTTATTCTACGTAGTTTGACGATAATAAATGTAGTATTTGGAAATATCGCTCCGAGGTAACGGTTACAGTTTGATTGTTCTCTTCAGAAAAATACGGTCCAATAATCCCAACAAAAGGTTGCAATGCTAAAGATTTTTCATGCAACTGCATGATTGTGCACGCCAATTTTGaaagttttgtttattaacaaaacccgataaatgaaaataagCTTCATCCgacataattaaattattctttatatctGCTTTTTCGCCCAACAATCTTACAAACTCCCTGCAAAATTCCAGTCTGTTAGGCGGATCTGTGGGAGATAATCGATGCACAATCTGCATACAATAACAAACACATCAGTCATAAACAGAACTCCCTTATCCTTTCATATGTCGCATGTATGTCGCTGTATACGCGGGATTCTATATAGAAAGACAGTACTCAATAATAGGTCTAATTAAGGAACAATATATTTGTCTCACAGATAAAGGACCAATAAAAGCAAAAGTACAATGTTTCACAAAACCTAACATCCTTAGAGTCTTGGATATCATTTTATCAATGTGTTCTACAAAAGATAGCGAGCGATCAATTGAAACTCCCAAGTCCACAATAGACGGTACTCTATGAGGAGTTTTTGcttttaaacccaaaaatcaaattattttgattgaACAGCGAAAATGACACTTAGATATATTCATTTTCATGCCAATGACACCACAGCTCCAGCCTTTCCAAATCACCCTGCAGTCGGCGGCAGTCAAGAAAAGATGCCACAAAGCATTTAAGCATTTAAGGTCATCagcaaaacaaagaaatcttGAGTAAAGGAAACACTtagaaatgttattaataaagatattaaacaaAAGGAGACCAAAATGGTACCCCTGAGGAACACCTGAAGGTACAGTGATTTCTTTAGATTTGAAATTGTGTACCCTTACTATTTGAGTGCGATCTTTAAGGTAACTCCGACAGATAATCAACATATGTTAACAAATTAAGATCAATAGATTTTTGTCTAAAGAACCCATATATTGTCCCTCCATGATAATGCAAGATAATAAGTTCGATAAAGATacagtgataatttttttaaataccttagGAATGGTGCTTATGTTACATACTGGCCTATAGTTTGTAATATCTTCCCTATTTCCAGATTTGTATATTGGTGTTAAATAGCTGACCTTCCAAGATTTAGGAAATATTCCAGTTGACAATGTTTTGTTGAAAACAATGTgtcaagaaattataaaattgcaACGCTGTAAAAGCTGGAGGTACTCCATCAAGACCAGGaccatttatattttaactttatgaTCTCTTCGTATATAGAAGAAATCGGAATTTTCAGATCGGCAAAAGAAACTGAGtcaaaaaacaaatcttcagGTCGATTCAAGTCAGTATCAATACTATAAACAGATCTAAAATATTCCGCAAAAAGGTCGGGCAGCTCAGTACCCAAATTACAGTGATTGTTGCCATCGAACATAACAGATGGGAAGTTTTCAGCCCTACGTTTGGAACTCATAAACTTCCAAAACTGTCGGATGTTTCTGTTAATCAACAAGGAAGAATCACAACGAGTAGCATATTCTTTTTAACAGTATTATATAACAGTAATATTAGTAGTATTAAACACTTTCTACAAATTTCCAAAGAGAAGACTATATACAAATACATGGCAGTTGCCAGCTGATACACCTAGTAACATTGTCCGTAACCAGGTTTGAGTTCATGtcaaaaaactctttatttattattatttttaattttaattatttacattcACATATTGTTGACAAGGATGAAtgaatataatgtaaataaataaacttaaaaataataataataaataaaggtttttttgatATAGAGTCAAGCCCTGCTGTGTATAactgataccaattttaaactttttatcccctgatgatggacaccgctGTGTCCGAAGCATGTAgagaattataaaaaacttattgatatttaataaataagtggagggagactactgtaggattttcattttaccttaatctacGACTGCACCGCAAGTATAGACTATATCACTATTAAGAATGCTTTAATTCAGTTAAAACATTCTGGGGCGGATATTGACTCAAATCATATACCTCTAGCAGAAGTTATAAAATTCAAACTGAATatagttaaaaagaaaatcatttcTTAATACAAAAAGCAAGCGAATACGTTAACgcaaaggtaaaaaaattaaaagaggtgAAGGACAACAGACAAACAGAAATAGAAATGCTGCAAGGCAAACTCGACAACTttaacttaaacaaaaaaataaaagaggtaattagaatttttaaaaagcggCAAGTTATGAAGATCATAGACAcaaatggaaaaattatcaTTGACAAACATGATCCGAAAAACAAGTGGAAGTTAAATATTAATCTTTTTAAGGATCAAGGACCGGAGGTCACGTACTTACTGTCGAAAGAAGCTACAGGCCCACCCATAATAAACCACGAGGTAGaaatagcaataaaaattaaaaacaaaaaagcaaatGGGATGAGGCTGACTTTCTACAGCTATTGAATGATGAAAGAATAGCCTGGATTACCGACatctttaacaaaatatataacttgGAACGAAATCCATATATAAATGGAAATATTCCCGAAAATAGCTGCAGTCAGAATGTATAGCGTTGTCCAAAAAACCTACAGCAAAGAAGTGCGAGGAATATCGGACCATCGGTCTGATGACCATCATCTACAGAAGAATTTACAACAAATGCGAGATATCAAAAAACCAATGTGGTTTTATAAATGCTGTCGGAACCAGAGAGACACTCTTTGAAGTTCAAGTCTGAATCCAGAGATGCAGAGACCTCAACTGTGATGTATACGCATGTCAAATTGATTATGGGAAAGCATTTGATCTTATCTATAGTTCACAATAGTATTTctatgcattattttaataactacaAGCAAATATATCGCAAAACTATAAAACTTTccaaaaccaaatattataaagataGACTGTAGCCTGCTAATAACACACAAAATGAAACATGGAGCATTCTCTACGAGGTGTTCATTTAATTATTGGAAATCattattaatatgtaatttcATTTTACTGCTCAGTTGCTTCTCTGCTCGCTCTGAGCATTTACTTATTTCAGCTAATCCGCTATCATTTGTTTATGGTATGTTTGGTGAGTCTTTACTTTATCCTCATCACAGCTGAAGAAATCATGGAAACCTTAAGAGAAGTAAAAACTAAAGGTTCCTTAGGTTGAAAcggtattttaataaaagttctaGCAAATTTTCCTATATCAGCATTGTTATTATTGGCTGAATGCATTAATTCTTGTTTTTTGGATGGAGAAAGCAAGGAGAGGATAGATTTGCTAATTTTAGATATTAATCTATATGTTTACTTTCTTTACACTCTCAAATTGTGGAAAagatcaatttaaaatttctactggAATCAGACAGGGATGGATTTTCTcgccttttttatatttaacttataaTCCGAAAAAAAAGGTATCCTTTTGAACGGAGTCAGACTGAATAATATTCGATACGCCGACAATACCACGGTGATATCTTGGATATAAATGGAGATCCCCTATATGTCGACGGAACTCGAATTAAACGTGTTCAACAAAATTTCAACCTTGGAACCATCATAAATGAACAATGGGATAGTGAAACTATCATGATAActtcagttttaatcttctcccgaagatgctaacatcgttagcgaaaaacgtgtcgagagtaaaaataaaaagttttagtaagtagtaaaactgtctcgtaatttaagtGTCATTTTCTGCATAACCTGCTTATTGGGTTCTTTAAGAAATCAAGAAGCTAAAAGGAAATCTTGTCAATAAGTTATCAAATATTACAGCTGTGTtctaagaaaatgtaaaatgaAACTAGTGAAAAATAAATGGGGTTTGTTggcttttaaatataagaatCTTACAATTACAAAACTACCATAAAAATAGAAATCAGTGTGTGGCTAGAGACATATATTTTTGACAACTTCCAGAGTCTAAGTTACTAGCAATTCCAAGAtagactggaatgcttcctTTTTCTACCGCATTTTAGAGATTGATGAAGATTGTTGTTAACACGGAAAACTAAACTAGATGGTATCCTAGAAATTTGAAAGATCTTTGtcgaataatcaaaaaaattacaggcaacaacaaaatttaaaaaaaaaacatttaaataataaacaagatttgtttaataatagaTATGACTAAAAATACTATATATCCACTGAATCAATTCAATTGGCGATAGTACTCTACTTAGCAGGATTcagataattttctgttttaaagcGTAAAGGTATATAGGAAACATTGAGGAAGAAGAGtgattgaaaagaagaaaaagaaaatgtattttttcatgTTGTCACAGATAGTTTTTTgcattgaattttaaatgaataggAAGTATTGAGGAAAAAGGAAGACTCTTTTAATATGTAAAACTTGATTTGCATATTAGGAACATTCAACAAGAGTCTTTAACAGAAATCcagtaaattataatttatataataaatacatttgtaaataaacctgatttcctttatttttaatattaaagaaaaaactcgAATTTTATAGGAAGTACCAACTAGTAgataaaaatttgacaatttgCAACTTCAGAGCAAATAAATACTTGAACAGAGCAACtgaaaaaatagcaatatgttcgttaaaaataattgaaagatTCATTAAAAGATTGACCTTTTTACTGGCAAAGgtctaattaatttttcgtaCATATTTTCCCACAACTTAAACAAAAAGAGtgaaattttattgcattttaggcTTTAAATGTTTAACTTTTCGTCTTACAGGATTTATAGTTCATAGTAATTTACTCACTTATTATTACGCTTTCTAACGTTAGAATCGTAATCAGTGGTTTTCGAAAGTCGATTGTTT
Encoded proteins:
- the LOC126740816 gene encoding uncharacterized protein LOC126740816 isoform X4 — protein: MRCIEELLKSINQVPKDRSDRPKENKFPLDDDVKLRRKPEIRNNRLSKTTDYDSNVRKRNNNIITNTKNFDIRGIMKIDLPTGSVLTKWKEEYISYENENFYRINEKTKNKELLYFNVAIKSIRYPKSKESKEVEIRDNKSIFMLHFQELKYARQFMENDRIQDYLVDNKHTIKKTLLRFLGKRSSIEILEKKGIYKNENIFANTLAKIYNKSGLLVPMFIYEVIQLVELPENITTLGIYRTSGNLAIIQKIRCEVDNGRLNILSQYAKDPDVLTGSLKLFFRELKEPLISPDVCEKLLELTKTEPAKMSSKDHTRIRSVLIKNLHEANLETFAVLMKHLIEVAKYKEYNKMDAYNLAICWGPTMIFSAHPETLTPATIELSKDIVAQSHDATKLVDFLLGYYELYPAELASLGRGPKLESESERLHLLGRQDSKDSMDSYDSMRSKKSGSSVSLSVDEITKRLVEYIEPQISTEGLYLKQGSTDKTSKIIKKLNKKKINELEKYKNDVLELAEALKKYLKDQDCLVTPDALESVLRISPDSSYSCLEPATRRKLISQIEDTPKKDTLIFLLRHLAKVLEYQESSYGVPKNQLLTIWTNVLNNQKKTKTSNEEFEKFLSVAVKVFNDNLPDVVRSSFNNNGNSPNRNGSMNELFKEMKMQHHFQSDQTDRNSRYDNVDSDVGEASILEETEEKTEQTKL
- the LOC126740816 gene encoding uncharacterized protein LOC126740816 isoform X5; this translates as MALFRPISVNMRDICTAYILELLKSINQVPKDRSDRPKENKFPLDDDVKLRRKPEIRNNRLSKTTDYDSNVRKRNNNIITNTKNFDIRGIMKIDLPTGSVLTKWKEEYISYENENFYRINEKTKNKELLYFNVAIKSIRYPKSKESKEVEIRDNKSIFMLHFQELKYARQFMENDRIQDYLVDNKHTIKKTLLRFLGKRSSIEILEKKGIYKNENIFANTLAKIYNKSGLLVPMFIYEVIQLVELPENITTLGIYRTSGNLAIIQKIRCEVDNGRLNILSQYAKDPDVLTGSLKLFFRELKEPLISPDVCEKLLELTKTEPAKMSSKDHTRIRSVLIKNLHEANLETFAVLMKHLIEVAKYKEYNKMDAYNLAICWGPTMIFSAHPETLTPATIELSKDIVAQSHDATKLVDFLLGYYELYPAELASLGRGPKLESESERLHLLGRQDSKDSMDSYDSMRSKKSGSSVSLSVDEITKRLVEYIEPQISTEGLYLKQGSTDKTSKIIKKLNKKKINELEKYKNDVLELAEALKKYLKDQDCLVTPDALESVLRISPDSSYSCLEPATRRKLISQIEDTPKKDTLIFLLRHLAKVLEYQESSYGVPKNQLLTIWTNVLNNQKKTKTSNEEFEKFLSVAVKVFNDNLPDVVRSSFNNNGNSPNRNGSMNELFKEMKMQHHFQSDQTDRNSRYDNVDSDVGEASILEETEEKTEQTKL
- the LOC126740816 gene encoding uncharacterized protein LOC126740816 isoform X6, whose protein sequence is MCEVEKRLPTNLLLELEELLKSINQVPKDRSDRPKENKFPLDDDVKLRRKPEIRNNRLSKTTDYDSNVRKRNNNIITNTKNFDIRGIMKIDLPTGSVLTKWKEEYISYENENFYRINEKTKNKELLYFNVAIKSIRYPKSKESKEVEIRDNKSIFMLHFQELKYARQFMENDRIQDYLVDNKHTIKKTLLRFLGKRSSIEILEKKGIYKNENIFANTLAKIYNKSGLLVPMFIYEVIQLVELPENITTLGIYRTSGNLAIIQKIRCEVDNGRLNILSQYAKDPDVLTGSLKLFFRELKEPLISPDVCEKLLELTKTEPAKMSSKDHTRIRSVLIKNLHEANLETFAVLMKHLIEVAKYKEYNKMDAYNLAICWGPTMIFSAHPETLTPATIELSKDIVAQSHDATKLVDFLLGYYELYPAELASLGRGPKLESESERLHLLGRQDSKDSMDSYDSMRSKKSGSSVSLSVDEITKRLVEYIEPQISTEGLYLKQGSTDKTSKIIKKLNKKKINELEKYKNDVLELAEALKKYLKDQDCLVTPDALESVLRISPDSSYSCLEPATRRKLISQIEDTPKKDTLIFLLRHLAKVLEYQESSYGVPKNQLLTIWTNVLNNQKKTKTSNEEFEKFLSVAVKVFNDNLPDVVRSSFNNNGNSPNRNGSMNELFKEMKMQHHFQSDQTDRNSRYDNVDSDVGEASILEETEEKTEQTKL